In one window of Branchiostoma lanceolatum isolate klBraLanc5 chromosome 15, klBraLanc5.hap2, whole genome shotgun sequence DNA:
- the LOC136420353 gene encoding galactose-3-O-sulfotransferase 2-like — MFLLRVQRGRLRSFFWGTLFVSVIATISTVFYGRHTKLEKMLAISKTVISQKTPGDGDSQALPRHESPGRNHVAETPRDCSPRNNFIFIKIQKTGSSTVTNVLQRYAIDHELTVMVPTCTMCALSWPTYPEPEMYHQSKDGKYNALVHHTRYNKTWMESMFPPDTAYITLMREPFSHLKSVFNYYHLSGKLIQRNERRSTRDGNIIQMFLKSPFEHRYVIGYKHCEVTFERTRNFQAFDLGYKLEWAEDAGRAERFLADIERDFTLVMVLEHLDESLVLLRRLMCWEMKDILYDKNQPKKQRSYPYKDYNPSDEERSNHKDFNKVDYMLYEYFNTSLWSKITSEGPAFFAELEYYKQLNDNISNHCSDKQVKKERMVVPSSKWGAEFHINGAFCYRLRTKRTKLLDGALRAHLIKSERKHVYGRCKPQDQYVMLKSNAGNVVGN; from the coding sequence ATGTTTCTACTACGGGTACAGAGGGGCAGGCTACGGTCCTTCTTTTGGGGCACATTGTTTGTCTCCGTAATCGCAACCATATCTACAGTGTTCTACGGAAGACATACTAAGCTAGAAAAGATGCTGGCAATATCAAAGACTGTGATATCTCAGAAGACGCCCGGTGACGGTGATTCTCAAGCTCTACCTCGGCACGAATCACCCGGAAGGAATCATGTTGCTGAAACACCTAGAGATTGCAGCCCTAGAAATAACTTCATCTTTATCAAGATTCAGAAGACAGGGTCCTCAACAGTCACTAATGTCCTACAGCGATACGCTATAGACCACGAACTCACGGTTATGGTACCGACTTGTACAATGTGCGCTCTCAGTTGGCCCACTTACCCCGAACCTGAAATGTACCACCAGTCGAAGGACGGAAAGTACAACGCTCTCGTCCACCACACGAGGTACAACAAAACCTGGATGGAGTCCATGTTCCCTCCCGACACTGCCTACATAACTTTAATGAGAGAACCGTTCAGTCATCTGAAGTCAGTGTTTAATTACTACCATCTCAGTGGAAAGCTGATTCAGAGAAATGAAAGGAGATCTACTAGAGacggaaatatcattcaaatgtTTCTAAAAAGCCCCTTCGAGCACAGATATGTCATAGGTTACAAACATTGCGAGGTTACTTTCGAAAGGACGAGAAATTTCCAAGCCTTTGACTTAGGGTATAAGTTGGAGTGGGCAGAAGACGCGGGAAGAGCAGAGAGGTTTCTTGCTGACATAGAACGAGACTTTACATTGGTCATGGTCTTAGAACACTTGGACGAATCGCTAGTGCTGTTACGGAGGCTGATGTGTTGGGAAATGAAGGATATTCTCTACGATAAAAACCAGCCAAAGAAGCAGCGTTCCTACCCGTACAAAGATTACAACCCTTCGGACGAAGAGCGTTCTaatcataaagatttcaacaaAGTGGACTACATGCTGTATGAATACTTTAACACGTCGTTGTGGAGCAAGATAACTTCTGAAGGACCGGCGTTCTTTGCCGAACTAGAGTACTACAAGCAACTGAATGATAACATCAGTAATCACTGTTCTGATAAGCaggtgaagaaagaaagaatggtaGTTCCCTCGTCTAAATGGGGTGCAGAATTTCATATAAATGGCGCATTTTGTTACCGTTTGAGGACGAAGCGAACGAAACTGTTGGATGGGGCGCTACGCGCGCATTTGATAAAAAGCGAGAGAAAGCATGTGTACGGTAGGTGTAAACCTCAGGACCAGTACGTCATGCTGAAAAGCAACGCTGGTAATGTTGTAGGAAATTAA